The following proteins are encoded in a genomic region of Arachis ipaensis cultivar K30076 chromosome B02, Araip1.1, whole genome shotgun sequence:
- the LOC107627156 gene encoding uncharacterized protein ECU03_1610-like — protein MPKQKRYKNLLKAAAAANSSQDKLAASNASQVKSAAAANSSRDTLAATNFSRDKSTAAANSSQDKSAAAANSSRDKSAASNSSRDKSAAAASSSRDKSAAAASSSRDK, from the exons ATGCCAAAGCAAAAGAGGTACAAGAATTTACTTAAAGCAGCAGCAGCTGCAAATTCTTCACAAGACAAGTTGGCAGCTTCAAATGCATCACAAGTCAAGTCCGCAGCAGCTGCAAATTCCTCCCGAGACACATTGGCAGCTACAAATTTCTCCCGAGACAAGTCGACAGCAGCTGCAAACTCCTCTCAAGACAAGTCGGCAGCAGCTGCAAATTCCTCCCGAGACAAGTCGGCAGCTTCAAATTCCTCCCGGGACAAGTCGGCAGCAGCTGCAAGTTCCTCCCGAGACAAGTCCGCAGCAGCTGCAAGTTCCTCCCGAGACAA ATGA